A stretch of Acropora muricata isolate sample 2 chromosome 7, ASM3666990v1, whole genome shotgun sequence DNA encodes these proteins:
- the LOC136923527 gene encoding uncharacterized protein: MRNLALMILINAFLLATLIALLQANVDELKEHGKAISRGGHNGAFSFANFKQDKFSYLNVTVLEKRLVDQMPGCSFACLETSCFSFNLNAFPDIDNKLLCELLPTDKYNNTNEFIFSNVSHHFSIMTPCSSWPCKNNGTCVPLYEENDYKCACKRFTGRNCESDFDECSSENECHTNATCTNTNGSYNCTCKRGFQGDGRNCNDTDECSYENECHVNATCENTKGSYNCICLAGFQGDGKRSCTVVRLRDSVIMGGNQTYIDLLNNWLNPVAQSNGQWILCWRASLYGWASSTFHSLCNNKGPTVSLIRDTKNNVFGGYASKSWRESGNRYAVSAFLFSLKNPTNDPRKLPHMVGKSYSMRDYAHVGPSFGEGIDLYIASNANKNSDSYEKLGYTYTVPSGRAGDPFLTGATRFTPSEIETFYETTP, from the exons atgaGGAACCTTGCTTTGATGATATTAATCAATGCATTCCTCCTTGCAACACTCATCGCCCTCTTACAAGCAAATGTAGATG AGTTGAAAGAACATGGCAAAGCTATCAGTCGCGGTGGACACAATGGTGCTTTCAGTTTTGCAAACTTCAAGCAAGACAAATTCTCCTACTTGAATGTCACTGTTCTTGAGAAACGTCTCGTTGATCAAATGCCGGGGTGCTCGTTTGCCTGTTTAGAAACATCttgtttttcattcaacttGAACGCCTTTCCGGACATTGACAATAAACTGCTTTGTGAACTTCTCCCAACGGACAAGTACAACAACACTAATGAATTTATTTTCAGCAATGTTTCTCACCACTTCAGCATCATG ACACCATGCAGCAGTTGGCCATGTAAGAACAATGGTACATGTGTGCCATTGTACGAAGAGAACGACTACAAGTGTGCCTGCAAAAGATTCACCGGTAGAAACTGTGAAAGTG ATTTTGACGAGTGTTCTTCTGAAAACGAATGTCACACGAATGCAACATGTACGAATACGAATGGATCGTATAACTGCACCTGCAAGAGAGGCTTTCAAGGCGACGGGAGAAACTGCAATG ACACTGATGAATGTTCTTATGAAAACGAGTGTCACGTGAACGCCACATGTGAGAACACTAAAGGATCCTACAATTGCATCTGTTTGGCAGGATTTCAAGGTGATGGAAAAAGAAGCTGCACCG TGGTCAGATTGAGAGATTCTGTTATTATGGGAGGCAATCAAACGTACATTGATCTGTTGAACAACTGGCTAAACCCCGTAGCACAAAGCAACGGTCAATGGATTCTCTGCTGGCGAGCCTCTTTGTATGGCTGGGCATCCTCGACCTTTCACTCCTTGTGTAATAACAAAGGACCAACTGTTTCCCTTATAAGAGACACCAAAAACAATGTGTTTGGGGGCTACGCAAGCAAATCATGGA gagaatctggtaatagGTATGCTGTCAGTGCTTTCTTGTTCTCGCTGAAAAACCCGACTAATGATCCGCGCAAACTTCCTCATATGGTTGGTAAGTCATACTCTATGCGGGATTATGCCCATGTCGGCCCCTCCTTTGGAGAGGGTATAGACCTTTACATTGCAAGCAATGCTAACAAGAACAGTGATTCCTATGAAAAACTTGGCTACACCTACACTGTACCATCAGGGCGAGCCGGTGACCCATTTTTGACAGGAGCCACTCGCTTCACACCAAGCGAAATAGAAACATTTTACGAAACAACTCCTTAA
- the LOC136923555 gene encoding uncharacterized protein — protein MNINQLVSDSSPSCSKETSGKKPAMFWTEEHDIILVREMLANSPFANTKRGTVQRGRKWNEIAEHLSSVQTPRFKVDQRSVRERYSLIAKTYRKKIREEERASGISTPELSELDQALEDLIVREDEADRGIQEATAQKRKVKDDKKDAEEIRKRAMERLGDRMKRSENEGKVKKRRSSGNNTLEYLKERNERIDELRKQELELKKQELQQEEQKNENMMKLMSQQLQQQQKQIEGFQTMMMTMFSKFLEKN, from the exons ATGAACATAAACCAACTTGTCTCGGACTCATCTCCGTCTTGTTCAAAGGAAACAAGTGGCAAAAAGCCAGC GATGTTCTGGACAGAGGAGCATGACATAATTTTAGTAAGAGAAATGCTAGCCAACAGCCCCTTTGCCAACACGAAACGTGGTACCGTGCAAAGAGGTCGTAAGTGGAATGAAATTGCAGAGCACCTATCAAGCGTACAAACACCACGATTTAAGGTTGATCAGAGAAGTGTGCGGGAGAGGTACAGTCTGATTGCCAAGACCTACCGAAAGAAAATTAGGGAGGAAGAACGAGCGAGTGGGATTAGCACCCCAGAATTATCAGAGCTGGATCAAGCCCTAGAAGACCTCATTGTCAGAGAGGATGAGGCTGATAGAGGCATACAGGAGGCaacagcacaaaaaagaaaagtgaaagatGACAAGAAGGATGCAGAGGAAATCAGAAAGAGAGCAATGGAGAGGCTGGGAGATAGAATGAAAAGAAGTGAGAATGAAGGAAAGGTGAAGAAAAGGAGATCAAGTGGAAACAACACCCTGGAATATCTAAAAGAAAGGAATGAGAGGATTGATGAATTAAGAAAACAGGAGCTTGAATTGAAAAAGCAAGAGTTGCAACAAGAAGAACAGAAGAATGAAAATATGATGAAGTTGATGAGCCAGCAactgcaacaacaacagaaacaaattgAGGGTTTCCAAACCATGATGATGACCATGTTCTCAAAGTTTTTGGAGAAGAACTaa
- the LOC136923568 gene encoding uncharacterized protein encodes MSFKDARDALVLYHDNGVIDHEEFCLLYDANRSKNPEFPYEEYGKFDLEEMDNSECKAEFRFRKEDIPMLAEALGIPETFTCSQGSVSDGIEGLCIMLKRFSYPCRYSDLIPRFGHPVPVMSMICSTVVDFIYNLHGHKITEYNHNILNPASLQIYADAVFSKGAALDNCFGFVDGTVRPICRPGEMQRAVYNGHKRVHGLKFQSVALPNGLIANLFGPVEGRKHDASMLDESGLLNELERHAFSPTGQAMCIYGDPAYPHRVHLQRPFQYGLLTQQMQNFNGSMSKVRSSVEWIFGDIINYFKFLDFKKDLKLDLSPIGKMYIVCALLRNALTCFYGNTTSDFFQLDPPSLEDYFA; translated from the exons ATGAGTTTTAAGGATGCAAGAGATGCTTTGGTCTTATATCATGATAACGGAGTGATAGACCACGAGGAATTTTGCTTGTTGTACGATGCAAATCGATCGAAAAATCCTGAATTTCCGTATGAAGAGTACGGAAAATTTGATCTTGAAGAAATGGACAACAGTGAATGCAAAGCGGAATTTCGTTTTCGGAAAGAAGACATCCCTATGTTAGCAGAAGCCCTTGGTATCCCAGAAACGTTTACATGTAGCCAGGGATCGGTGAGTGATGGCATTGAAGGGCTGTGCATCATGTTAAAAAGATTTAGCTATCCTTGCAGATACTCAGATTTAATTCCTCGCTTTGGTCACCCTGTCCCTGTGATGAGTATGATTTGTAGCACAGTGGTTGACTTCATCTACAACCTCCATGGTCACAAAATAACCGAGTACAATCACAACATTCTTAACCCAGCTAGTCTTCAAATCTATGCAGATGCGGTATTTTCAAAAGGTGCCGCCCTggataattgttttggttttgtggatGGCACAGTTAGGCCTATTTGTCGCCCCGGAGAAATGCAAAGAGCTGTATACAATGGCCACAAGCGTGTACATGGATTGAAATTTCAGTCTGTAGCTTTaccaaatggtctcattgcaaATCTATTTGGACCTGTCG AAGGACGAAAACATGATGCATCAATGTTGGATGAGTCTGGCCTATTGAATGAGCTTGAGAGGCATGCCTTCTCACCAACTGGTCAGGCAATGTGTATTTATGGGGATCCAGCCTATCCCCACCGTGTTCATCTGCAAAGACCATTTCAATATGGATTACTGACACAGCAGATGCAAAATTTTAATGGGTCTATGAGTAAGGTTCGCTCCTCAGTTGAGTGGATTTTTGGAGACATCattaattactttaaatttttAGATTTTAAGAAAGACTTGAAGCTGGATTTGAGCCCCATTGGAAAAATGTATATTGTTTGTGCCTTACTTAGGAATGCACTTACTTGTTTTTATGGTAACACAACTTCAGACTTTTTCCAATTAGACCCACCATCTCTGGAAGATTATTTTGCTTAA